A segment of the Streptomyces sp. NBC_00376 genome:
GTAGCCGTCCGCGGCCACCAGAACCGTCGGCCGCGCCTGGCGCAGCCGGGCGAGCACGCTCGGCGTACCGAAGTCCGGAGAGCACACCGTCCAGGTCGCGCCGACGGCGGCCGTGGCCAGGAGGGCCACCACGGCCTGCGGGATGTTCGGCAGGTACCCGGCGACGCAGTCGCCGGGGCCCACGCCCATCTCGCGGAGGGCCGCGGCCAGGCCGGCCACTTCGCCGGTGAGCCGGTCCCACGAGATCTCCGCCGGGTCGCCCGTCTCGGACACGGCGATGAGTGCGGGGCGTTCGTCGGTGGCGCGGGCGAGGCACTGCCGGGCGAAGTTGAGGCGTGCTCCGGTGAACCAGGTCGCGCCGGGCATGGTCGCGTCGGCGAGCACCTCGTCGTAGTCGCTGACGGCGTCCAGCCCGTAGTACTCCCACACCGCCGACCAGAAGCCGGGCAGGTCGTCGGTGCTCCACCGCCACAGCTCGGCGTAGTCGGTGAACGAAAGGCCGCGCTTCTCGGCCAGCCATCGCAGGAAGCCGGCGAGGTCGGATTCGTGCGTGCTCATGCGGGCACCTCGGTGTCCGGGCTCGTGCCGCAGCCGAAGGTGCGGAGCAGCTCCAGTGCCTGTGGCCATTCCCCGTAGCCCGATGCGGGGTTGAGATGTCCGACCGGGCCGATGTCCACCAGGCGGCTGCCCCAGGCGCGGGCCAGTTCGGCGACTCGATCGAAGCGGGCCAGGGGGTCGTTCGTGCTGGCCGCGACGATGCCGGGGAACGGCAGGGGCGTACGGGGGACCGGCAGCCAGCCGTTCTCCCGCAGGGTCCCCGGGCCGGGGTGGCCGTCGGGCAGCGGGGTGTCGAAGTCCGGCGGGGTCGCGAGCAGCGCGCCACGCACCGGGTGGCGGTGCCGGGCCGCCCAGTGCACCGTGGTGAGCACTCCGGCGCTGTGCGCGACGAGCACCACCGGCCCTTCGATCCGGGACAGTGTGTCGTTCAGGGCCGCCACCCGGGCGTCGCGAGCGAGTCCGGCGTCCGTCGGAGGCGGCACGGTCACGGCGCCGGGGATCCGGGCGGCGAGCAGCGTCTGCCAGTGGTCGGGGACGTGGTCGCGCAGTCCGGGCACCAGCACGACCGTGGGGTCGGGAGTGGGGTTCATGTCGGGAGTTCCGATCTTCTGAGGGTCCAGGCAGAGAGCGAGACGAGACCCTTGTCGTAGTGGCGTCTGCCGAGGGCGAAGGCC
Coding sequences within it:
- a CDS encoding RBBP9/YdeN family alpha/beta hydrolase, which translates into the protein MNPTPDPTVVLVPGLRDHVPDHWQTLLAARIPGAVTVPPPTDAGLARDARVAALNDTLSRIEGPVVLVAHSAGVLTTVHWAARHRHPVRGALLATPPDFDTPLPDGHPGPGTLRENGWLPVPRTPLPFPGIVAASTNDPLARFDRVAELARAWGSRLVDIGPVGHLNPASGYGEWPQALELLRTFGCGTSPDTEVPA